A stretch of Arthrobacter pascens DNA encodes these proteins:
- the mobC gene encoding plasmid mobilization relaxosome protein MobC: MSEENAARSRFSRRRRENKPAGSKKRRDVWVTVEEEAALVARAERERVTVPNLLISSALSEHSDSPTERRAIAAELMSLHNLLARSSNNINQLARQANATSEFPVEAREALKHIRSVAMRIDDAIDGLM, encoded by the coding sequence GTGAGTGAAGAGAATGCCGCCCGTTCCCGGTTCTCCCGGCGTCGCCGTGAGAACAAGCCCGCAGGGTCCAAGAAGCGCCGTGACGTGTGGGTCACTGTGGAGGAAGAAGCGGCCCTCGTCGCCAGGGCTGAGCGTGAGAGGGTCACCGTCCCGAACCTGCTGATTTCGTCAGCCTTGTCGGAGCATTCCGATTCGCCGACGGAACGCCGCGCCATCGCTGCAGAGCTGATGTCGCTGCATAACCTTCTGGCCCGTTCCTCCAACAACATCAACCAGCTCGCGCGGCAGGCGAACGCCACGAGCGAGTTCCCTGTTGAAGCCCGCGAAGCGCTTAAGCACATCCGCTCTGTGGCCATGCGGATCGACGACGCCATTGACGGGCTGATGTAG
- a CDS encoding relaxase/mobilization nuclease domain-containing protein gives MIPNITRGSRMAGLMVYLTSTDVNKTKNAHQDPHLVAGDAAIMAWYDDGVLDHNDAMAIAKHLDRPRKAFGVSVQIKDMQWDAAKKERVHVGYKDASVWHCSLSLRAEEGALTDQQWGDIANDFVDSMSFTEASGKAPCRWAAVNHGTSENGNHHIHLAVSLVREDGTKASTHGDYKRAQQTCRELEVKYGLEQLSTVHATRGYDRAEKATAIRDDREMHRSSLARKVRASASASATEAEFVRRARDTGLLVRPRYAKNTTDVIVGYSVAERPARGERPIWFGGGTLASDMKLGALREEWLDSPRLATEAAAEWNAAARNKRTVSKTGPENATPPAEAWVEYTRNATALADQLRTIPRDDHATWAKAAREVSGAFAAWSYRLEPTPGPLAATAAELSRTAQLRAPRQHSKPVALPSIAGTAMLFMAASSKSKTAAQTALMVQLINTAFAVYEMHAQSGRTREAQRIRSVVEEQLAPFTATMPKAVLVGAEQQPAAEAAVAPSAIDIARRGMVPIRPGSVVPTTPTPTTPAKTHQPSRRDSGSGLDR, from the coding sequence ATGATTCCGAACATCACTCGCGGTTCGCGCATGGCCGGCCTCATGGTTTACCTCACGTCGACTGACGTCAACAAGACGAAGAACGCCCATCAGGATCCGCACCTGGTTGCGGGAGACGCTGCCATCATGGCGTGGTACGACGACGGCGTACTGGACCACAACGACGCGATGGCTATCGCCAAACACTTGGACCGTCCACGCAAGGCATTTGGCGTCTCGGTGCAGATCAAAGACATGCAGTGGGACGCCGCGAAGAAGGAGCGCGTCCATGTCGGGTACAAGGACGCCAGCGTGTGGCACTGTTCCTTGAGCCTGCGCGCGGAAGAGGGCGCACTGACGGACCAGCAGTGGGGCGATATCGCCAACGATTTCGTGGACTCCATGAGCTTCACCGAAGCGAGCGGCAAGGCCCCCTGCCGGTGGGCCGCGGTGAACCACGGCACGTCCGAGAACGGCAATCACCACATCCACCTGGCAGTGTCTCTCGTCCGCGAGGACGGCACCAAAGCCTCCACCCATGGGGATTACAAGCGGGCACAGCAGACCTGCCGCGAGCTGGAGGTCAAGTACGGTCTGGAACAGCTGTCCACGGTGCACGCTACCCGTGGATACGACCGGGCCGAGAAGGCCACCGCCATCAGGGATGACCGCGAGATGCACCGGTCATCACTGGCCCGGAAGGTACGGGCCAGCGCGAGTGCCTCAGCGACCGAAGCGGAGTTCGTCCGCCGGGCCCGGGACACCGGCCTGCTGGTCCGGCCGCGCTACGCGAAGAACACGACCGACGTCATTGTTGGGTACTCCGTGGCTGAACGTCCCGCCCGGGGAGAGCGGCCGATCTGGTTCGGCGGCGGGACGCTCGCTTCTGACATGAAGCTCGGAGCCCTGCGTGAAGAATGGCTCGACTCACCGCGCCTTGCCACGGAAGCTGCAGCGGAGTGGAACGCAGCGGCACGGAACAAGCGCACGGTCTCCAAGACCGGCCCGGAGAATGCAACGCCGCCGGCAGAAGCGTGGGTGGAGTACACGCGCAACGCGACTGCACTGGCTGATCAGCTGCGCACGATTCCGCGTGATGATCACGCGACCTGGGCGAAGGCCGCACGGGAAGTTTCCGGTGCGTTCGCGGCATGGTCGTACCGTCTTGAACCGACGCCCGGGCCGTTGGCGGCTACCGCCGCGGAACTGTCCCGCACTGCACAGCTCCGCGCGCCACGACAGCACAGCAAACCCGTCGCGCTTCCGTCGATTGCCGGTACTGCCATGTTGTTCATGGCAGCGTCGAGCAAGAGCAAGACGGCAGCACAGACGGCACTTATGGTGCAGCTGATCAACACCGCCTTTGCGGTGTACGAGATGCACGCTCAGTCCGGGCGGACCCGTGAGGCTCAGCGCATTCGGTCGGTGGTTGAGGAGCAGTTGGCCCCGTTCACAGCGACCATGCCCAAGGCGGTTTTGGTTGGTGCCGAGCAGCAGCCTGCAGCTGAGGCTGCAGTGGCGCCCAGCGCGATCGACATTGCCCGGCGCGGAATGGTACCCATCCGTCCGGGATCGGTAGTGCCAACGACGCCGACGCCGACAACGCCGGCCAAGACCCATCAGCCCAGCCGACGCGATTCCGGGTCGGGCCTCGACCGATAA